ACCGGCGGCATCGCGAAGGAAGCGCCGGTATCGGCAAAGAAGCCGTCCTTCTCCGCCGAGACGTCGATGTTGACGAGGTCGCCGGCGCGGATGACGCGCGGCCCGGGAATGCCGTGGGCGATTTCCTCATTGACGCTGATGCAGGTCGCCCCCGGAAACTGGTAGCAGAACTCCGGCGCCGAGCGCGCGCCCGAATCCTCGAGCACCTTACGGCCGATCCGGTCGAGCTCCAGCGTCGTCATGCCGGGCTCCATTGCCGCCGCCATCACCTGGATGGCGTTGGCGCAGATCCGGCCGATCTCCTTGAGCTTTGTCAGTTCGTCGTCGTTTGCGATAACCATTCGTCTGTTCCGGCTTTGCGCAGGGGCGAGCTTAGTCGCCTTGGTTAGGCCGTGGCTTTCGCCCCTTCGCCGCTTTCAGTCAATGCCTTTCTGACGATCGGCGCGACTTTCGTCCCGTAGAGCTCGATGCCGCGCATGATCTGATCATGCGGCATCAGGCCTATCGCCATCTGCAGCAGGAAGCGGTCGTTCTTGAAGAGCGCGTGATGGGCGATGATCTTTTCGGCAACTACCTCGGGATCCCCAACAAAGAGCGCCCCGTTCGGTCCGCGCGACATGTCGAACTGCGTCCGGCTCGTCGGCCCCCAGCCGCGCTCGCGGCCAATGCGGTTCATCACTTCGGCCTGCGGCCCGTAAAACTGTTCGGCGGCGGCCTCCGTCGTATCGGCGATGAAGCCGTGGACGTTGATGCTGGTCTTCAGCTTGGCCTGATCCTGCCCTGCGCGGCGCGCCGCCTCCCGGTAGAGATCGAAGAGTGGCGCGAAACGGCGCGGCTAGCCGCCGATGATCGCCAGCGCCACCGGCAGGCCGAGCGCACCGGCGCGCGCTACCGATTGCGGCGTGCCGCCGACGGCGATCCACAGCGGCAACGGATCCTGCAGCGGTCTGGGATAGACGCCGCGCCCGCGGATCGGCGCGCGAAGCTCGCCGCTCCAGTCGACCGTCTCACCGTCACGCAGCGCCAAAAGCAGATCGAGCTTTTCCTCGAATAGCTGGTCGTAATCCTCGAGATTGTAGCCGAACAGCGGGAAGGACTCGATGAAGGAGCCGCGCCCTGCCATGATCTCGGCCCGGCCGTTCGAAATCAGGTCGAGCGTTGAAAACTGCTGGAAGACGCGCACCGGATCATCGGAGGAAAGTACGGTAACCGCGCTGGTCAGCCGGATGTTTTTCGTCTTGACGGCCGCCGCCGCCAGCGCGACGGCAGGCGCCGACGCCGCATAATCCCGCCGATGATGTTCGCCGAGCCCGAAGACATCGAGTCCCACCTGATCGGCAAGCTCGATCTCCTCAATCAGATGCTTCAGCCGTTCGGCCCCTTCCACTCCCTTGCTGCGGGAGGGATTGGGATTGACATCCGCAAACGTATAAAGACCCAGTTCCATCGTCGGCATCCTGTTGAATTCCGCCCGGAGATAAGGATCGGCGGCAGGGAACACAAATACAAACTCTGGAACAGAATGTTCGAGAATTTCGATAGCGGTGGGGTGCCCTATTGGTTGCGTCATAAAGAGTCCCTGCGCCGTAGACACGGCGCTGCTGGATTCCTGTGACAAGCACAGGAATGAGGGAGCAAGGGGGATGAACCGCACTCATATTTCCCGTCAGTCTTGGCACTATATGCCTATACCAAGAGGATGCTCTTGAGCACTGCCAACACCAGGAACTCCCTCATTCCTGTGCTCGTCACAGGAATCCAGCAGTCGCGCGTCCGCGCGACGAGAGACTCGTCACAGACTGAGCAGATGAAACGAAATATCCTCCCATTCCGGATTCTCCTGTTCAATCAGATTGAGCTTCCACTGCCGTGGCCATTTCTTGATCGTCTTCTCCCGCGTGATCGCTGTCGTCAGCAGATCATGCTCCTCAAACCACACCAGCGTCTTGACTCCATATTTCGATGTGAAGCCCGGCGTCAGCTCATTCTGATGCTCGTATAGCCGCACGGCCAGGTCCCGCGTCACGCCGGTATAGAGCGTGCCGTTGCGTCCAGATGCGAGGATGTAGACGTATCCTTTCATCTCCGCAGATTGGCACAGGATACATCCGACGTCGACAGAGACAGGGCCACACTCAAGCCCCCAATTCGAATCTGAATTCAATGACTTCGAGGCGCCGGCGGAATCATCTTCCAAGCCGCCTCAAACCGTACTTGAAGCGTCAGGACGGCGCCTTCGCCAGCAATCCCG
This Rhizobium acidisoli DNA region includes the following protein-coding sequences:
- a CDS encoding GIY-YIG nuclease family protein — protein: MKGYVYILASGRNGTLYTGVTRDLAVRLYEHQNELTPGFTSKYGVKTLVWFEEHDLLTTAITREKTIKKWPRQWKLNLIEQENPEWEDISFHLLSL